The sequence CCTGGGCGCGCTGGTGGAGGGCGGTCTGCGCGAGGCGGTGGTGGACGCGCTCCTGAGCGAGTCCACGTCGCTGGGCGTGCGCTACCACCGGGTGGAGCGCCACGCGCTGGAGCGCGACTTCGTGGAGGTGGAGACGCCGTGGGGCAAGGTCCGCGTGAAGCGCGGCCTGCGCGACGGCCGGGTGCTCAACGCGCACCCGGAGTTCGACGACTGCGTCCGGCTGGCCCGCGCGGCCGGGGTGCCGGTGAAGCAGGTGATGGCCGCAGCGATGGCGGCCCTCACGTGACAACTACGCGGGCTTCGTCGCGGAGATGATGCCGAAGCCCGCGCCGCCCGGGTCCTCGACGATGGCGATGCGGCCGTAGGGCGAGTCGAACGGCGGCATGAGGACCTTGCCGCCCTTGGCGGCGACGGTGACCACGGCCTCGTCGGTGTTGGCCACGGCGAAGGTGACCATCCAGTGGGCCGGCACGTTGGCGGACGTCTTGTCATCCAGTTGCATCACGCCCGCCGTCTCCTGGCCGTCCTTCTTCAGGACCCAGTACTGCATCCGCACATCCGGCATCTTGTCCGCCGTCATGCCGAAGAGGTCCTTGTAGAAGGCCACGGCCTTGGCGCCGTCGTGCGTCTTGCCCTCGTGCCAGGCCATGGCGCCGGGCTCGGCCACCAGCCCCGAGCCGTTGAACTGATTGGGCTGCCAGAAGCCGAAGGGCGCGCCGGTGTTGTCCGTACAGAAAGCCATGCGCCCCGCGTCCATGACGTCCATGGGCTCCATCATCACCTTGCCGCCCAGTTCCTTCAGGCGGGCGACGGAGCGGTCCACGCTCTCCACGGCGAAGTAGGTGTTCCAGATGGGAGGGAAGGGCGCGTCGCTGGGGCGCGGCATGAGCGCCGCCACCGGGGCGGCCCCCTTGAAGGC comes from Corallococcus macrosporus and encodes:
- a CDS encoding VOC family protein, giving the protein MTKHAAGTVSWVDLMAWDLPKALDFYGALFGWTFQEGSKENGYYTMAFKGAAPVAALMPRPSDAPFPPIWNTYFAVESVDRSVARLKELGGKVMMEPMDVMDAGRMAFCTDNTGAPFGFWQPNQFNGSGLVAEPGAMAWHEGKTHDGAKAVAFYKDLFGMTADKMPDVRMQYWVLKKDGQETAGVMQLDDKTSANVPAHWMVTFAVANTDEAVVTVAAKGGKVLMPPFDSPYGRIAIVEDPGGAGFGIISATKPA